The nucleotide window GCGGAAGGCGCCGAGATGGAACGCGCGCAAGCCCGCTTCATGCGTAAACGTCCCTTCAGGAAAGAACAGCAGACGTGCGCCGGCCTTCGCGTAGTCGATCAGGCGTGTTTCGTCGGCGAGGCTGCCGGCGTAGACGCCGCGCTCGACGAAACGCGCACCGATCGCGCGCAGCAGCGGACCGGCGAACGGCTTGCGCGACAGTTCGCGTTTGGTCACGAAGCCGACCGGCGACGGCAAGCTCGCCACCAGCGCGACGACGTCGAGATAACTCGTATGGTTCGATACGATCACCACCTGCGAGGCACGCAGCGCGTCGGGATCGCCTTCGACCGTGACGCGCAAGCCTGCCGCGCGCAGAAACAGGCGGCACCCGCGCGCGAGGATGCGCCAGTTGCGCGCCTCGTCGCGGCGAAACGCAATGCCGGCGAACACGCCCGTCGCAATCGCGGCGAAGGCGCTCCAGCAGACAGTCCCGCGTGCGACGTGCCGCACCTGGTCCATCGCGCGATGCGTGAGCGCCGCGCAACCGGGGCGTATCGCGTCGGCGAACTGCCGCCAGAACGCACGCGGCGCCAGCGCATGCGCACCGCTTTCGAAACGCTCGAGTGTCGCCGCGTGCCGGATCTTGCCGCCCGGCGTGCGGATGATGCTGCGCGGCCGCACCAGTGCCACCTGCTCCGCCGGCGCGCCGAACAGCGTGATAGCCGCCGCATTGATGCGCGCTTTCAGATGACTGCGCGCATCGGTGTCGATGGCGGGCAGCGTCGTTTCCGCGATGATGACGACGCGCTCGGTGCCGTTGCGTTTGTCGACGCCTGCGCAGACGGCGACGCCGCCATGCACGACGCCCGGTATGCGGCCGATCGTGTCTTCGAGTTCGTAGGGAAAGTAATGGCGCCCGCTGCGAATGATCATGTCCTTCACGCGTCCCGTCACGAACAGCTCGCCGTCGGCGACGTAACCGAGGTCGCCCGTATCGAGCCATCCGTCATCGAAAAGCGCCTCGGTCTGCGGCGCATTGCGCCAGTAGCCGCGCGTGGCCGACGTGCCGCGGAATTCGATCCTGCCGACGTGCCTTTGCGCAAGTTCCTCGCCATCGTTGCCGACGATGCGCAGTTCGGTTCCGTCGAGCGGAAACCCGCACCCGACCGTTTCGACGAAGTCGTCGCCATTCAATGCCGCTAACGCAAGCCCCGATTCGTGAAGCGCCGTGCGCACGATACGGTCGACGCGCAGGCCGCGCGAGGGCGGCGGAAACGTCAGGCCAAGCGTATTTTCCGCAAGTCCGTAGACGGGCGTGATTGCATTGGGCGCGAGTCCATAGGCGGCGAATTGCGCGGCGAACGCGCGCATCGTTTGCGGATTGACGGGTTCGGCGCCGCAAAAGGCAAAGCGCAGCGACGACAGATCCACCCCGTACAGATCGCGTTCGGCGAGGCGGTGTGCGCAACGCTCATACGCGAAGTTCGGTGCCGCCGTAATGCTGCCGCGATGGCGGCCGATCGCGCGCAACCAGTCGGCTGGCCGCGCGAGAAAGGCGAGCGGCGACATCACGACGAGCGGGAATCCGTAATAAAGCGGCGCGAGCCACGCGCCGATCAGTCCCATGTCGTGGTACAGCGGCAGCCAGCTGACGAGCACGTCCCGTTCGGTGACGCGCATCCGCTCGCCCATTGCGCGAATGTTCGCGAGCAGGTTCCGGTGGCTCAGGATCACGCCTTTCGGCGCGCCGGTGCTGCCCGACGTGTACTGGAACAACGCAATGTCGTCGGCGTGCGCTGCAAGCGGCGCCGGCATCGGCTGTGGCGCGATCTTTTGCGGCGTCAACACGTGGCGCAGCGTCGGCGCCTGAATCGCGAGCAGCCGGGCGATGAGGCTGACTTCGCCGGCGGCGATCAGCGCTTTTGCGCGAGCATTGGCGAGGATCGCGATATTGCGGCGCAGATGATCTTCGAGTTCGCTGCGATGGGCGGGCGGATAGAGCGGTACGGGAATCGCGTTGCAGAAGAGCAGGGCGGTAAAGCAGACGAAGTAGTCGAGCCCCGTCGGCAGCATCAGCGCGACGCTGTCGCCGGCCTCGATACCGAGCGCGCGCAAGCCGCCTGCGGCAAGCAAGGCCTGGCGGTACAGCGCGCCGATGCTGACCGGCGTTTCGCGGGCGGCTTCGTCGACGATCACGAGATGCGTACGGTCCGGATGACGCATGGCGTGCCATCGAATCACGTCGGACCACGTGGCAGCCGCGTGCGGCGCATCGATGCGTTCGTCCGCGAACGGGGCGAACGCCGCATCCGCCGGCGTGCTGACTGACGGAGGTGCCGACACCTCGGGCGCGCCGGCGAGCGCGCCAAGCACATCGGCTGGCGTTCTCGCCGAAGCGAATGCGTCGACCGGCAGATGCGTGCCGAAAGCCGCTTCGATCCGGGTCAGCAGTTCCGCGCGGACGAGGCTGTCGAAACCGAGATCCCGTTCGAACTGCGTGTCGAGCGTCACCTGAACGGGTGAGCCGTGCGGCGCCGCCGCATCGCCATTGGCCTCGCCTGCGCGCGATTCGTCGGCGAGCGTGCGGACGATGTCGAGCAGTGTTGTCCGTGCGTCCGCGGTCCGGGTCGAACGGGGCTCGTCGAGCGTGGTCATAGGTTCCTCCGCCATGGCTTGCCGGCAATGGATCGAACGCGGCCATGCCATGACTTGTGTCCACTGTGGCTCGCCTGCGCCAATGCGCCTATTCGACACGGTCTCCGCCGGCGGCCCTTGACGTACGTCAAGCGCGCCCGGATGTGTCGGCGCGTCGTCAGCCGATTGACACACGTCAAGGCCCGCGTCAACGATCGGACCATGATGAAACGCAGCAGATGCCCGCCAGGACGCCAGAACGGCGCCGATTGCGTGAATGGCAACGTGCTACGTTGGGAGGAGCATCATGGGCATCGGCATGCAGATCGTGTATCTCGGCTTTGCCGGCTCGCGTGAACTCGAGGGTGAAGCGGGGGCGCAGCTCGTGCGCCTCGAGCGCTACAGCAATCTGCTGTCGGGCTGCCATCTTGCGATCGAGGCATTGCGTGCGCGCAGCAGCCACCCGGTCTACGATGTGCGCCTCGATCTGCTGCTGCAAACATCGGGCTTCAAGCCGCTCGAGCACTGTTCCGATGAAGTTCCGCGCCTCGCGCTGCAGCGTGCGTTCGATCTGGCCGAGCGCGAACTTGCCACGCTCGCGGGGCGCGCGACGGCGCGCGCGCACTAGAATCCGCGCCCTGGAACCTGCGCGCTGGAATCCGTGCACCAGAACGCGCACTAGAATCCGATAGGCGCTTGCATGAGGCGGCGCTTCGCGCCGACGCCTCTTCGAAAAACGACGCGCCGATGGCAACCGCGGTTTTGCCGCCGGCGCTGCGGCAGAAGGACATTACATCTGGTCATCCGCGAATACGCCGTGCTCGGGCGCCGAACCGGTGCTGTCGAGGCATTGCACATGCCACCGTCCGACGATCGGCGCGTGATGGGCGTGGCGGTACCACAGCGCGCGGCCGCTTTCTCCTTCGAATGGTCCTTGCGCATCCGACAGATCGAGCTTTTCGAGCACGCATAGCGCGTGTCCCGTATGTTGCCCGTCGATGCGCGTATCGGAACCCGAGATTTCGAACTCGCCCCATTGCGGCAGATCGATGACGGCGTGGCCTTCGCGCGACCATTTGCGCGCCGCCAGGTCGAGCCACAGAAGGGCGTAGACCGAAGGGTCCGCGCAGTCGAAGGTGTCGAGATGTACGGTGATTCGCATGGCTCTTCCCGGTGTGGAGTGTCTTCCCGCAGCGGCAAAACGCAGATTCAGGCGCGGCCAGCAAGTCACTGGCTCATGACCCACTCGATAAGCGTATGCGCGTCCTGGGCGGACAGCGGCGGGCCGCCGCGCTCGGCGGAAACCGGCATCGGCATGTCGCCCCAATGCGCACGGCCGCCGGCACGCAGCTTCTGTTCGAGCATTCGGATCGCGTCAGGGTTGTCGCGATAGCGCTCGGCGATCTGATGAAACGCCGGTGCGAGAAAAGGGGCGTCCGACGTGTGGCAAAACATGCAGTGTTGCTGATCGACGAGCTCCGTGGGCTCGACGCGCTGCGCATGCGCCGTGCCGCATACGGCGAAGCCCGACACGGCGAGGCAGGCTGCGATCAGGCGCGAATGTAATGCTGGCATAGTCGTGGGCTCCTTTTCGCCACCACTTTAAAGAAAGCCGCCATAGCGCCGTTGACGCACATCAAGTGCCGATTGCAGGAGCGCAACGTCGGGAGAGCCCGCTTGGCGCAGGCATGTGCTCAAACGCGCGACAGTCCCTCGAGATCGACGATGCGAATCTGCCTGCCGCGCGTATCGACGAGCCGTTCGCGCTGGAACTTCGAGAACATGCGGCTGACCGTTTCGAGTTTCATGCCGAGATAACAGCCGATCTCTTCGCGTGTCATGCGCAGATTGAACTCGGACTGCGAATAGCCGAGCGCC belongs to Paraburkholderia sp. SOS3 and includes:
- a CDS encoding DUF3564 domain-containing protein; protein product: MRITVHLDTFDCADPSVYALLWLDLAARKWSREGHAVIDLPQWGEFEISGSDTRIDGQHTGHALCVLEKLDLSDAQGPFEGESGRALWYRHAHHAPIVGRWHVQCLDSTGSAPEHGVFADDQM
- a CDS encoding c-type cytochrome: MPALHSRLIAACLAVSGFAVCGTAHAQRVEPTELVDQQHCMFCHTSDAPFLAPAFHQIAERYRDNPDAIRMLEQKLRAGGRAHWGDMPMPVSAERGGPPLSAQDAHTLIEWVMSQ
- a CDS encoding AMP-binding protein, which encodes MTTLDEPRSTRTADARTTLLDIVRTLADESRAGEANGDAAAPHGSPVQVTLDTQFERDLGFDSLVRAELLTRIEAAFGTHLPVDAFASARTPADVLGALAGAPEVSAPPSVSTPADAAFAPFADERIDAPHAAATWSDVIRWHAMRHPDRTHLVIVDEAARETPVSIGALYRQALLAAGGLRALGIEAGDSVALMLPTGLDYFVCFTALLFCNAIPVPLYPPAHRSELEDHLRRNIAILANARAKALIAAGEVSLIARLLAIQAPTLRHVLTPQKIAPQPMPAPLAAHADDIALFQYTSGSTGAPKGVILSHRNLLANIRAMGERMRVTERDVLVSWLPLYHDMGLIGAWLAPLYYGFPLVVMSPLAFLARPADWLRAIGRHRGSITAAPNFAYERCAHRLAERDLYGVDLSSLRFAFCGAEPVNPQTMRAFAAQFAAYGLAPNAITPVYGLAENTLGLTFPPPSRGLRVDRIVRTALHESGLALAALNGDDFVETVGCGFPLDGTELRIVGNDGEELAQRHVGRIEFRGTSATRGYWRNAPQTEALFDDGWLDTGDLGYVADGELFVTGRVKDMIIRSGRHYFPYELEDTIGRIPGVVHGGVAVCAGVDKRNGTERVVIIAETTLPAIDTDARSHLKARINAAAITLFGAPAEQVALVRPRSIIRTPGGKIRHAATLERFESGAHALAPRAFWRQFADAIRPGCAALTHRAMDQVRHVARGTVCWSAFAAIATGVFAGIAFRRDEARNWRILARGCRLFLRAAGLRVTVEGDPDALRASQVVIVSNHTSYLDVVALVASLPSPVGFVTKRELSRKPFAGPLLRAIGARFVERGVYAGSLADETRLIDYAKAGARLLFFPEGTFTHEAGLRAFHLGAFRCACVTGYPVVPIALRGSRLAMRDGEWIPRQGAIAVTVLPPIAPDGTDFASTARLRERARASILSHCGEPDMAGRLSAPTASRIPGSVMTDGL